The genomic interval ACCATTAACCTTAGGTATGCATAAGCGTGGTAGACATTATGACATTGTAACGGTGGATGACTGTAGAATTATGGATGAAGATTTTAGAAGGCTTCTTATAAGTATTTTAGAATACTTTAGAGATAAAAATCTTTCCTATTATAATACCCGCAGGCATGAAGGATACTTAAGGCATTTAGTAATAAGGAAAGCTAGATTCACAGAGGAAATTTTAATTAATCTTGTCACCACCACCCAAAGTCAAATAGATATAACGGACTTGGTTAATGAATTGGTAGCTATGGACCTAAAGGGGAAAATTGTAGGATTTTTACATACCTTCAATGATGATTTAGCCGATGTAGTAAAAAGTGATAAAACTGATATTTTATTTGGAAGGGATTATGTCATAGAGAAGCTATTGGGATTAGAATTTAAAATATCAGCCTTTTCCTTCTTTCAAACCAACTCCGGGGGGGCGGAAAAGCTCTACTCTATCGTACGGGATTTTGTAGGTGAAGCTGAAAACCAAATAGTATTTGACCTTTACTGTGGTACTGGCACCATAGGACAAATTGTAGCTCCAAATGCTGAAAAGGTGATAGGCATTGAAATTGTTGAAGATGCTGTTGAAGCAGCAAGGGAAAATGCTAAGCTGAATAACCTTGATAACTGCACTTTTATTGCTGGAGATGTAAAAGAAGAAGTGAAGAAACTTGAGGAAAAGCCTGATATTATTATAATTGATCCACCAAGGGCAGGAATACATCCAGGAGCTCTAAAGGATATCATAAGCTTTGCCTCGGATAAAATTGTCTATGTCTCCTGCAATCCTAAAACAATGGTTCGAGATCTTGTAGAGCTTGAAAGTAAAGGCTATAAAATAGAAAAGGTACAATGTATGGATATGTTTCCTCATACACCCCATGTTGAGAGTATAATTCTGATGACGTATTGTGGTGATAAGGAGAAATAATCGAGTTTGACCAACACATATAGTGGTTTGAGGATGAAACTCGGGACAAAAATCGGTGAAAAAACACCGTTTTTTGTCCCCTATTTTTGGGGTAATTTATAGATGACATAAGGTAATTTTTAAAGATGACACCCTAAAATGTAAATTGTATATAGAAGGATCCAAGACATTAAGATGAGAATCTTGGTGTCTTTATTGTAAGGGTAAATGTTAATATGGAAATGTACAAATATTAAAATCTCAAAATACACAAATCTCAACGTTTTTCTTGTATAATACTTATAAATATATAACGGGAAGAATTATAAAATTATTATTGACAACTGCGACAAGATGTAGTACTATTTATGTACGACAACTTGTCGCATTAATAATGGGGGTGCACACCATGAAGAATTTGGGAAAGTTATCGGAAACAGAAATGGAAGTGATACAGGAAATATGGAAAATAAAAGAACCTGTAACTGTCGCACAGCTTATGGATGTTTTCAGAAGTAAAGACTGGAAAACTTCGACCTTGTCAACCATAATGCAACGCTTGATTAATAAAGGATTCTTAACAAAATCTATGGATGGGAAAGTAAATTTTTACTATGTTACTCTTACATTAGATGAGTACAAGAAATATGAGTCAGTGGAATTTTTAAATCGTCTATATGATGGAAATATTAAAAATTTTATAGCTGCTATTGTTGAAGATGAAGGTTTAAGTAAAAATGATATTGATGAGCTTAAAGATTGGTTTGTTGAACAGGCTGGTGAGAAATGATGAGCTTTGTATCTTCTCTAATTATTGCTTCTTTGGTAGGGGCAATTCTTTGGATTATCAAAAATGTTTTCAAACCAATCACACAAAAACTATTTTCACAGACTTGGCATTATTACACAAGTTTAATACCTATATTTTTCTTTCTCGGGGGTACTAAAGTTATCAATGAACTGATAGATTTGACAAGTCCTATACTTAATAACAAAAGTATGGGTTTGATAAAACAATCAAAAAATTTAAATCCTATGGATCAATTGCTTACTATGATGCCTCAGTCCGAAAAAATAGATGAAATAATGCTATGGATAATTCTTATTTGGGTAACTGGTATGATAATTTTTCTTATGCTAAATATAAAAAAGTATGTTAATTTTAGATATTTTATATTGCAAAACCACAGGATTTACAATACGGAACATAGTAATGCACAAATAATCATAAGTAGCAATGCTACAACACCAATGGTAATGGGATTTTTCAATCCAATTGTGGTACTACCAGATGTTCAATTTAAGGATAGAGAACTTATTATGATTTTGTCCCATGAGCTTGTTCATATAAAACGAGGTGACTTACTTATAAAGTTGGTGATTATGATAACAAAAGCAGTACATTGGTTTAATCCAGTAATTTATCATCTCAGTAAGCAGATAAATAATTACTGTGAACTTTCATGTGATGAAAAAGTTGTGAAAAAAATGGATGCTGAAAGCCGAAGAGGTTATGGTCAGATGATACTATCAGTATTGGATTACGGAGTTAAGAAAAGAACTAATATTGGTGATAATTATGTAATTAAATTTTGTAGTAACAAAAATAATGTAAAAAGGAGGTTGTTGAATATTATGAATGGTAAGAAAATGAAAAAATCAATGATTACCCTATCTATTTTTGTATCAGTTTTACTAATTGGAATAGGTGCTTATGTTGCCTATGCTTATGAATCTCAGGTACCAGAAACAAGCAAATTCCATAAGGAGGATTATGATGATTCTGACGTTAAAGTAATGGAAAGCAACCAATCAAATGAATTTTCCCTTGAAGTTGATGTTCCATATCCAATGAAATATCAAGACCCATATGCAGATCCTCCATTGGATATTGACATAGAACCTGGCAAGCAAACTCTAACGGGGGACGAAGCAGAGGCATACTTAAAGTTTAGAAAACCAAATTAAGATTGATCTGATACCTCCAAGTAGATAGCCTAATTAATAAAAAAAGACTATCTACTTGGAGGTATTTGTAGATTTAAAGTTAATAAGATATGCCAAGACTAAAGTCCTCAGATCTTACTAAGGATTTTAATGTTGGTATATTTTGTAGAAATATGTCGGTAGAATAGTCTATACATTTGGTAAATAATGGGTTCTTGGGCTGAGAAAAGATAGAGGATACTATAAAATTAAAGTAATGGTATTAACACCAAGAGATGCCATCAAAATATGAAACTTAAATCATATGTAATAGGAAGCATATAAATTAGCTTGTTTTGATTGTTCTGAGAGAGCGATTCAGATACTTCAAAATGAATATAGTGCAGAAGCATATGATGAATATTTAGAGGGTTATATTCAGAAGGCAATGGATAGTGTTTATGAAGAATTCAGAGATTTATGTCAAGGATCAAAAGATAAATTGGATAATATGATTAAAATTATGGATGATTATCTAGGTTTATCAAGAAGAGCATTCTATGAATTTGAAAAGTTAGAGTTTAGAAAAATAAACGATGAGATTGATAACACATAATATAAAGAGGAAAGGATTTGAGTCTTTCTCGCTTTTTTGGACACCGTTTCGTGAGCATATCTTGATATCAAATTAAATTCCTAGGATTTGCTTCCAATATCTCGGCTTTTGGAGTATTGCTTTAAGTATTATACTTAAATTTCTAGTAATATCAAGGGTTAAATGAACGGCTGTGCCGCCCTTGACATAACAAGAAACTCAAGTTGGTTTAGCGCTAAGCAATTATTCCAAAACCTATATTTATCCTGCAAGATTCCAGTACCACATCTTATTATAGGCAGCAGGAGTTATCCAACCTAAGGCTGCATGTCGCCTTTGGCGGTTATAATAGACTTCTATATATTCAAATATAGCTTGTTTAGCGGCTTCTCTAGTTCTAAAGGAATAAAAATTAGTACATTCGCACTTTAAGCAGCTAAAGAAGTTCTCTGCACAGGCATTGTCATAGGGATTACCTTTACGGCTCATGCTTTGACTTATGTGATTGACTTTTAACAGATCTTTGAAGTCATTTGAACAATACTGGCTTCCTCTATCTGAGTGAAATATTAATCCAAGTGATGGTTTCTCACGCTTTAAAGCCATCTCCATTGCCTTGATAACTAGTTCCTTGGTCATTCTGTCGCTCATAGCATAGCCAACTACATCTTTGGTGCATAGGTCTTTAACAATGGCTGTATATAGCCAGCCTTCCTTTGTCCAGTGGTAGGTAATATCTCCTACCCAGACGGTATTTGGTACTTTTATATCAAAGTTTTGTTCTAATAGATTTGGTGCTACTGCTAGATTATGATTGCTGTTGGTGGTTGCCTTCCATTTTGTCTTACGCTTTGATTTTATACCGTTTTTCTTCATAATGCTATAGACTGTGTTGCGGCTGCAGGGGATTATTTCTTTTACCTCAGCCCAGATTGGATCAACGCCCCATACTGGGTGCTTCTTGTGGATTCTTTTAATCTCTTTAAGTATTCTATTATGCTTTATTTCTCTTTGGGATGAAGGTCTACCAACCCAGTCATAATAACCGCTTCGGGACACTTCTAGTAAATTGCACATTTTCTCCACAGAATGCCCAGAAGCGTTTATTTTAATAAATTCATATTTAGTAGCAGTTCTTACTTCTGTGGTTTTATGAAAATGGCTACTGACTTTTTTAGTACTTCTACTGTGTCCTTAGCGTCATCTAATTCTTTTTTTAGTCTTTTGTTTTCTGCTTCCAATTCAGCTAATTTCTTGGAAGCAGCATCTTCGGGCTCAGTACTTGCTTTTATCCATCTTCTAAGTGCAGGTTCTGATACTCCTAGATCCTTTGCTACAGCACTAATTGGTCGACCTTTTTCTATCACCATTTTTACAGCACTGGCTTTAAATTCATCATCATATCGATTGTTATTACTTGACATTTTCAACACCCTTTCATGATTTAATTATACAATCACGATTCTGTGTCCGTCAAACTTGGTATGAGGCAAAGAGGCTAAACAAATCAGATATAACATTTTCTCATGTATGTGGTTATTACGATGACAGTCTAGAGATTAAATTTAAAGATATAAAAGAAGCAATATTTTATAATAATCAACATAATATAAATATAAAAGCTGCATAGCTAAGGTATGAGAATGCAGAAAATAATACTTATTGGAAATTAGTAAAACAAATAGGAAACCAAGCATAATTATGCTATAATAAAGTCATAATATTAACAAGGAGGCAATGTTATGATTGAAATAAGGCCAATAAAGGATTTAAGAGATACAACTGAAATATCAAGACTTTGCGAAGAAAATAAAGAACCTATTTATATTACAAAAAATGGATATGGACACTTAGTTGTTATGAGTATGGAAACCTATAAAGATAAATTAGCTAAAGCAGATTTATATGAAAAGTTAGCAGAAGCTGAAAATCAAATTAATAATGGAGAAGAACTTTTAGATGCTGAGGCAGTATTTAAAAGTTTAAAAGATAGGTATGGTAAATAAATATAGCATAAAAATGACCCCAAGGGCAGTAGCAGATCTAGATAATATTTTTAAATATATATCAGAGGAATTATTTGCTGCATCAGTAGCCGGCAATATTCTAGAAAGAATAGAAAGAGAAATTATGAGATTGAAAGATTTTCCTTTTTCATGTAATTATGTGGCTGATGAATATCTAAGAAATAAGGGTTATAGAAAATTAATAGTTGATAATTATATAGTATTTTATTTAGTCGAGGAAGAAAAGAAACAAGCTATCATTATGAGGGTTTTATATGGAAAACAAAAATATGAGAATTTACTTTAAATACACCTGATTAGGTGTATTTAATTTGAATATAAGTCTTTATTAGCTTAAAATAGCCATCCACTAAGGGGATAGTATCCCCCTACGACATCATTATTGTCTCTTCAAGGCTCGTGGAGTGTGTTACACTGATAGAGCGAATTTTTCTTAGGAGGGGATACTTTTACGCAGAAATAAGGAAAATAACGTAAAGGTAAATATTTTGTGTAATCATATGTTTGAGTTAGACAAGCAGCATGCTAGGGTATTTTCAAAGAATTTTCTTTTTATTATGTATCGTGTTTAGTGCTACAGTGTGTTTTATAATCTTTGAGTGAGAGTTCACTTTAAAAAAACCATAAATCTTGACATAGGCCAATAATTCATATAAAATTATTAGAAAATAAATATATAGCACTATACTTGCCACCGGGTAAGTATAAAAAGTGCCAAAAGTACTTCGTTAGGTCTTAGAAGAAGTGGTTTTGGCACTTTTTTTCGTTTAGGAGGAAGCCATGAAAAAAATAAAATTAGATTTTCTTAAATATACATCACTCAATATTTTGGCTATGGTGGGAGTATCGATTTATATACTAGCAGATACTTACTTCATTTCAAAAGCACTAGGTGCCATAGGTCTTACAGCATTGAATTTGGGCATAGTTATATTTACACTGATACAGAGTGTAGGTCTTATGGTAGGAATAGGCGGAGCTATAGATTTTACCCTTAGAAAATCTGAAAATAATAATTCACAGAAGACCTCTTTTCAGAGCACTTTATTTATCGGACTTCTGTTTTCAGCAATATTCCTCTTGATAAGCTTCTTTTTTACAACCCAGCTTTCATTATTTTTAGGTGCAGATGAGGATACATTAGCCTTAACTAGAATCTATATATCTACTATATTAGGATTTTCGCCATTTTTCATTCTGAACAATATAGTCCTGGCATTTGTTAGAAATGATAATGGCCCAAGATTGGCAATGATAGCTATGATAGCAAGTAGCTTTTCAAATATCATACTAGACTATATATTTATGTTTCCTTTATCTATGGGGATTTTTGGAGCTGCTCTTGCAACAGGATTATCGCCGATTATCAGCCTGTCCATTTTGACAACTCATTTTAAATACAGTAGCAAAAGTTTACGGTTATATAAGTACAAACTAGAAATAAAGAGATTAGTGAGAATAATGATCCTTGGATTACCCTCATTTGCAACAGAGTTTGCGTCATCTATAACACTATTTACTTTTAATATTGTGATATTAAAAATAGCAGGTAATATCGGAGTTGCTGCCTATGGAGTTATTGCCAATGTTGCAATTATAGCCACAGCCCTATTTACAGGATTGGCACAGGGTATACAGCCACTGGTTAGTAATTACTATGCCAAATCTGATAGGAATGGATTAAGGACCATATTAAATTATAGTTTAGTAACTACGTTTGGGTTATCAATAACGATATACTTAATAGTAGTTATTTTTTCAAACAACATTGTTTCAATTTTCAATGGTCAAAATAATGAGGTTCTTGCAACGATAGCTGAAGTTGGATTAAAAATATATTTTGCTGGGTTCGTTTTTGCTGGAATAAATATTGTTTTAATCTCATTTTTTAGTGCAACTTCAAACATTATCAAAGCAATGGTAATATCTATATTAAGAAGTAGTTTACTTTTGATTCCTGTAGTACTACTTCTTAGTGCTCTCTTTGGCATCTATGGTGTTTGGGTATCCTTTGTTATAACAGAATTAGGTGTGACTGTTTTGACGTATTTAACCTACTCTAATCAATTAAAGGAAAAAAACAGATAACCGTATCTTCCATGGGTAAACCCCTAGAAGATATTAAATAGTATTTTATATAAAATTTTACAATTTAGGAGGAATGCTTTTATGAAAAATTTCATTGTTGAAAACCAGTTTTGGGATTTGTTCCCTGAAGCAAAGATCGGAGTTGTTGTTTTTCATGGAATCGACAATACCATAAAGGAGATGGATCAGTACAAAGAGATAATTC from Natronincola ferrireducens carries:
- a CDS encoding BlaI/MecI/CopY family transcriptional regulator; translation: MKNLGKLSETEMEVIQEIWKIKEPVTVAQLMDVFRSKDWKTSTLSTIMQRLINKGFLTKSMDGKVNFYYVTLTLDEYKKYESVEFLNRLYDGNIKNFIAAIVEDEGLSKNDIDELKDWFVEQAGEK
- a CDS encoding prevent-host-death protein codes for the protein MIEIRPIKDLRDTTEISRLCEENKEPIYITKNGYGHLVVMSMETYKDKLAKADLYEKLAEAENQINNGEELLDAEAVFKSLKDRYGK
- the rlmD gene encoding 23S rRNA (uracil(1939)-C(5))-methyltransferase RlmD; translation: MIKKKEIVEFKIEDSEFGGKAYGYVDNVKVAVKHGIPGQVVKAFIKKIRNKKAEAQIMEIVEPSPFETQSTCRHFGKCGGCFQQTIDYEKQLELKENQVKKLFEEAELKGYQWLGIEGSPQSFDYRNKMEFSFGDEEKGGPLTLGMHKRGRHYDIVTVDDCRIMDEDFRRLLISILEYFRDKNLSYYNTRRHEGYLRHLVIRKARFTEEILINLVTTTQSQIDITDLVNELVAMDLKGKIVGFLHTFNDDLADVVKSDKTDILFGRDYVIEKLLGLEFKISAFSFFQTNSGGAEKLYSIVRDFVGEAENQIVFDLYCGTGTIGQIVAPNAEKVIGIEIVEDAVEAARENAKLNNLDNCTFIAGDVKEEVKKLEEKPDIIIIDPPRAGIHPGALKDIISFASDKIVYVSCNPKTMVRDLVELESKGYKIEKVQCMDMFPHTPHVESIILMTYCGDKEK
- a CDS encoding MATE family efflux transporter, whose product is MKKIKLDFLKYTSLNILAMVGVSIYILADTYFISKALGAIGLTALNLGIVIFTLIQSVGLMVGIGGAIDFTLRKSENNNSQKTSFQSTLFIGLLFSAIFLLISFFFTTQLSLFLGADEDTLALTRIYISTILGFSPFFILNNIVLAFVRNDNGPRLAMIAMIASSFSNIILDYIFMFPLSMGIFGAALATGLSPIISLSILTTHFKYSSKSLRLYKYKLEIKRLVRIMILGLPSFATEFASSITLFTFNIVILKIAGNIGVAAYGVIANVAIIATALFTGLAQGIQPLVSNYYAKSDRNGLRTILNYSLVTTFGLSITIYLIVVIFSNNIVSIFNGQNNEVLATIAEVGLKIYFAGFVFAGINIVLISFFSATSNIIKAMVISILRSSLLLIPVVLLLSALFGIYGVWVSFVITELGVTVLTYLTYSNQLKEKNR
- a CDS encoding transposase, with the protein product MSSNNNRYDDEFKASAVKMVIEKGRPISAVAKDLGVSEPALRRWIKASTEPEDAASKKLAELEAENKRLKKELDDAKDTVEVLKKSVAIFIKPQK
- a CDS encoding type II toxin-antitoxin system RelE/ParE family toxin, whose product is MVNKYSIKMTPRAVADLDNIFKYISEELFAASVAGNILERIEREIMRLKDFPFSCNYVADEYLRNKGYRKLIVDNYIVFYLVEEEKKQAIIMRVLYGKQKYENLL
- a CDS encoding M56 family metallopeptidase translates to MMSFVSSLIIASLVGAILWIIKNVFKPITQKLFSQTWHYYTSLIPIFFFLGGTKVINELIDLTSPILNNKSMGLIKQSKNLNPMDQLLTMMPQSEKIDEIMLWIILIWVTGMIIFLMLNIKKYVNFRYFILQNHRIYNTEHSNAQIIISSNATTPMVMGFFNPIVVLPDVQFKDRELIMILSHELVHIKRGDLLIKLVIMITKAVHWFNPVIYHLSKQINNYCELSCDEKVVKKMDAESRRGYGQMILSVLDYGVKKRTNIGDNYVIKFCSNKNNVKRRLLNIMNGKKMKKSMITLSIFVSVLLIGIGAYVAYAYESQVPETSKFHKEDYDDSDVKVMESNQSNEFSLEVDVPYPMKYQDPYADPPLDIDIEPGKQTLTGDEAEAYLKFRKPN
- a CDS encoding IS3 family transposase; amino-acid sequence: MKINASGHSVEKMCNLLEVSRSGYYDWVGRPSSQREIKHNRILKEIKRIHKKHPVWGVDPIWAEVKEIIPCSRNTVYSIMKKNGIKSKRKTKWKATTNSNHNLAVAPNLLEQNFDIKVPNTVWVGDITYHWTKEGWLYTAIVKDLCTKDVVGYAMSDRMTKELVIKAMEMALKREKPSLGLIFHSDRGSQYCSNDFKDLLKVNHISQSMSRKGNPYDNACAENFFSCLKCECTNFYSFRTREAAKQAIFEYIEVYYNRQRRHAALGWITPAAYNKMWYWNLAG